The following are encoded together in the Mycolicibacterium arabiense genome:
- a CDS encoding alpha/beta hydrolase, whose protein sequence is MTGRPKGVGVEQLSAWMGAGLVTAGLSAAMLAGAGVAMADTDGKSSGSDGTSSASTSAGSTAGSSAGSSAPKTSDSDTATKPDPKPDPKDSEPAEAEPEPEAGTGTDTDVEPEAPTPEPSPEEPAPTPENDVDAPTPDTPKNDSTPPADPTAPATKPDSVVAPPRVIEPDPVTSPSDDTADTDAPATPEQTTGIVTPVGAQSVTDTTTAPAARITQSITAVTPPAPPSLLDVVGSVIAAVVVNVGSLVINTLQALEALVQGPPVLPPGSTVTVRSSTIELNTGQRVAANWYYPQGDVPPTRMILLQHGFLAQGPMYSYTAANLAARTNSIVVTPTLPSNVFAGDDAWLGGSGMASAIADLFVGDRVALTESAIAAGYATRYGLNPETAALPTKFAMAGHSLGGHLVAGAAGFLAENGAARELVGVITLDGVPLGTTMPDALVKLDAYELASGHYVPIREIGAPANYLNSSSNVKQALSAARPGRFNGVVLNGGVHMDSMQGGNPLIQFAAFVAAGFPQPRNPAAVQELAVSWLDDWFDGRTDVGDDLTPGTTISIPTPKGIARGVVIGKAPAFAEILEFAPSGPAAVPATDAPLTRLTA, encoded by the coding sequence GTGACGGGGAGGCCAAAGGGGGTCGGCGTGGAGCAGTTGTCGGCATGGATGGGCGCAGGGCTCGTCACGGCGGGCCTGTCGGCGGCGATGCTCGCCGGTGCCGGCGTGGCGATGGCCGACACCGATGGCAAGTCGAGCGGCTCGGACGGAACGTCGTCAGCGAGCACGTCGGCTGGTTCGACGGCCGGTTCGTCGGCTGGTTCGTCGGCGCCGAAGACTTCCGATTCGGACACCGCGACCAAACCAGACCCGAAGCCGGATCCGAAGGATTCCGAACCCGCCGAGGCCGAGCCCGAGCCCGAGGCCGGCACCGGCACCGACACCGACGTCGAGCCCGAAGCCCCCACGCCCGAGCCCTCGCCCGAAGAGCCCGCGCCCACGCCCGAGAACGACGTCGACGCCCCGACGCCGGACACACCGAAGAACGACTCGACTCCCCCGGCGGACCCCACAGCTCCCGCCACGAAGCCCGACTCGGTCGTCGCACCGCCGCGGGTCATCGAGCCCGATCCGGTGACGTCACCAAGTGATGACACCGCCGACACTGACGCCCCCGCCACGCCCGAGCAGACCACCGGCATCGTGACACCCGTTGGCGCGCAGTCGGTCACGGACACCACTACGGCTCCGGCAGCCCGGATCACCCAGTCGATCACGGCGGTGACGCCGCCGGCCCCGCCGTCGCTGCTCGACGTCGTGGGCTCGGTGATCGCAGCCGTCGTGGTCAACGTCGGGTCGCTCGTGATCAACACGTTGCAGGCGCTCGAGGCACTCGTCCAGGGCCCGCCGGTGCTGCCGCCGGGCAGCACCGTCACCGTGCGGAGTTCCACGATCGAGCTGAACACCGGGCAACGCGTCGCCGCGAACTGGTACTACCCGCAAGGGGACGTGCCGCCGACGCGAATGATTCTGCTGCAGCATGGATTCCTCGCGCAGGGGCCGATGTACAGCTACACCGCGGCGAACCTGGCTGCCCGCACGAACAGCATCGTGGTGACGCCAACGCTGCCGTCGAACGTGTTCGCCGGTGACGACGCCTGGCTCGGCGGATCGGGCATGGCGTCGGCGATTGCGGACCTGTTCGTCGGCGACCGTGTCGCGCTCACCGAGAGCGCCATCGCAGCCGGATATGCGACGCGCTACGGCCTGAATCCCGAAACGGCGGCGCTGCCAACCAAGTTCGCGATGGCAGGCCACTCACTGGGCGGCCACCTGGTCGCGGGAGCCGCAGGGTTCCTCGCCGAGAACGGCGCCGCCCGCGAACTGGTCGGCGTCATCACGCTCGATGGCGTGCCGCTGGGAACGACCATGCCCGACGCCCTGGTCAAGCTCGACGCCTACGAGTTGGCGTCCGGGCACTACGTACCGATCCGCGAGATCGGCGCACCCGCCAACTACCTCAACTCGTCGAGCAACGTGAAGCAAGCGCTGTCGGCAGCACGACCCGGCCGCTTCAACGGCGTCGTACTCAACGGCGGCGTGCACATGGACTCGATGCAGGGCGGCAACCCCCTCATCCAGTTCGCCGCCTTCGTCGCCGCCGGGTTCCCGCAGCCACGGAACCCGGCTGCGGTGCAGGAACTCGCCGTCAGCTGGCTCGACGACTGGTTCGACGGTCGGACGGACGTCGGTGACGACCTGACGCCCGGTACGACGATCAGCATCCCGACTCCCAAGGGGATTGCGCGCGGCGTCGTGATCGGCAAGGCACCTGCGTTCGCCGAGATCCTGGAGTTCGCCCCGTCGGGTCCGGCGGCAGTTCCAGCAACCGACGCCCCACTCACCCGGCTAACTGCCTGA
- a CDS encoding helix-turn-helix transcriptional regulator: protein MDKRELGAFLRSRRERITPADVGLPAGPRRRTPGLRRDEVAHLAFISTEYYTRLEQARAPHPSREVVGGLARALRLTDAERVYLHRLAGVEPAAAPGPPRQVRQSILDLLHRLPNAAAFVISATYEVIAWNDLACAMMEDFSALSRRDRNLARRAFLGPHTEGRRLYGVSDADEFARTCALHLRGTVVRYPDDPETAELIDELRTGSPEFARLWADHDVTAATTLCKTFDHPLVGPVSVSCDVLDIADRDQRVVVYTAEPGSPSDEALRLLSVVGTQRMDVPG from the coding sequence GTGGACAAACGCGAACTGGGTGCCTTCCTGCGCAGCAGGCGGGAACGCATCACCCCCGCCGACGTCGGACTCCCCGCGGGTCCGCGACGCCGCACCCCCGGTCTGCGCCGCGACGAAGTAGCGCATCTGGCGTTCATCTCGACCGAGTACTACACGCGCCTGGAGCAGGCCCGCGCCCCGCATCCGTCCCGCGAGGTGGTGGGAGGGCTCGCACGGGCACTGCGCCTGACCGACGCCGAACGCGTGTACCTGCACCGCCTCGCCGGGGTCGAACCCGCGGCGGCGCCAGGGCCGCCGCGCCAGGTCCGGCAGAGCATCCTGGATCTGCTGCATCGCCTGCCGAACGCAGCGGCGTTCGTCATCTCGGCGACGTACGAGGTGATTGCATGGAACGACCTGGCCTGCGCGATGATGGAGGACTTCTCCGCGCTGTCGCGCCGTGACCGCAACCTGGCCCGCCGCGCGTTCCTCGGACCGCACACGGAAGGACGGCGCCTGTATGGCGTCTCCGATGCCGACGAGTTCGCCCGCACCTGCGCGCTGCACCTGCGCGGCACCGTAGTGCGCTACCCGGACGACCCCGAGACCGCGGAGTTGATCGACGAATTGCGCACGGGGAGCCCGGAGTTCGCGCGACTGTGGGCCGACCACGACGTCACCGCCGCGACGACGCTGTGCAAGACCTTCGACCACCCGCTGGTGGGGCCGGTGTCGGTCAGTTGCGACGTGCTCGACATCGCCGACCGCGATCAGCGGGTGGTCGTCTACACCGCCGAACCCGGGTCGCCGTCCGACGAGGCACTGCGGCTGCTGTCGGTCGTCGGAACCCAGCGAATGGACGTCCCTGGCTGA
- a CDS encoding SDR family NAD(P)-dependent oxidoreductase, with amino-acid sequence MRLENVNTTNGIGLLTDKVVFISGAGRGIGAAAAKLFAREGARVMLAARTEAQLVAVVDEVTAAGGHAEFVVCDLADGDSVRAAVDRTVQVFGRLDAAFNNGAIIVPPGPLDQVTEADFDLAYGVNLRGVYVAMAAEVAAIRATAGSGAIVNTSSVGSLGANPELPAYGAMKRAVNSLTESAAVTYGPEDIRVNAIAPGTTLTEMIREWETASPGVIERLNADTPLRRGADPAEVAEAAAWLLSDRASYVTGAILRVDGGARV; translated from the coding sequence ATGAGACTCGAGAACGTGAACACCACGAACGGCATTGGATTGCTGACTGACAAGGTCGTCTTCATCTCGGGCGCAGGCCGAGGCATCGGCGCGGCTGCGGCGAAGCTCTTCGCCCGCGAGGGAGCCCGCGTGATGCTGGCAGCGCGAACGGAGGCGCAACTCGTCGCGGTCGTGGACGAGGTGACCGCCGCCGGTGGGCATGCCGAGTTCGTCGTCTGCGACCTGGCGGACGGCGACTCGGTGCGAGCCGCGGTCGACCGGACGGTGCAGGTCTTCGGGCGGTTGGACGCCGCGTTCAACAACGGAGCGATCATCGTCCCGCCCGGTCCCCTCGACCAGGTCACCGAGGCCGACTTCGATCTGGCGTACGGCGTCAACCTGCGCGGCGTGTACGTCGCGATGGCCGCCGAGGTCGCCGCGATCCGCGCCACGGCGGGATCGGGAGCGATCGTCAACACCTCCAGCGTCGGAAGCCTGGGCGCCAACCCCGAACTCCCCGCATACGGCGCGATGAAGCGGGCGGTGAACAGCCTCACCGAGTCGGCGGCCGTCACGTACGGGCCGGAGGACATCCGCGTCAACGCGATCGCGCCTGGCACTACGTTGACCGAGATGATCCGCGAATGGGAGACCGCCAGCCCCGGGGTCATCGAGCGACTGAACGCCGATACGCCGCTGCGGCGGGGCGCCGACCCGGCCGAGGTGGCCGAGGCTGCCGCCTGGTTGCTCAGTGATCGGGCCTCGTACGTAACGGGTGCGATCCTGCGCGTCGACGGCGGCGCGCGGGTCTGA
- a CDS encoding DUF3072 domain-containing protein, whose product MSEENTQAQQAPNENAEKDPSDWVTGDEPMTGAQRSYLHTLAQEAKREVPEDLTKAQASEMIDELQSSTGRG is encoded by the coding sequence ATGAGCGAAGAGAACACCCAGGCGCAGCAGGCGCCCAATGAGAATGCCGAGAAGGATCCGTCCGACTGGGTCACCGGTGACGAGCCGATGACCGGGGCGCAGCGTAGCTATCTGCACACGCTCGCCCAGGAGGCCAAGCGCGAGGTGCCCGAGGACCTGACCAAGGCGCAGGCGTCGGAGATGATCGACGAACTGCAGTCCAGCACCGGTCGCGGCTGA
- a CDS encoding ferritin-like domain-containing protein: protein MSNTDTTNLLAQLRAVLELTNTEVQVAETRITQARTEAVERELTENARHGRERALKIQAAIRALGGYPDVIAPFFGRVAATVKALGEQAGPFDEALLGDLALEHQLLDRSRYLKALAVAAGNKDVEKLAAELITAHTATVDWLTTVLAEDALGGPAALRRTPTQAAAGIAVKIANLPLTWSTRGIDRALDAIRNTQPALEGLADRGAQAGSVAAKAFSASRDAALETAEKVTRDAGADDAADVLHSLRTAAGVVQSYELPIADYDDLNVSSAVAAVKDLTDPSDIRAVIAYEEQHKNRASVVSAAQTRVAEIAREVVGV from the coding sequence ATGTCCAACACGGACACCACCAACCTGCTCGCGCAACTGCGTGCGGTACTCGAATTGACCAATACCGAGGTGCAGGTCGCCGAGACCCGCATCACCCAGGCTCGGACCGAGGCCGTCGAGCGCGAGCTGACCGAGAACGCCCGTCACGGTCGTGAGCGCGCGCTCAAGATTCAGGCCGCCATTCGCGCACTCGGGGGCTACCCCGACGTGATCGCACCGTTCTTCGGACGCGTGGCGGCAACGGTGAAGGCCCTCGGCGAGCAGGCCGGACCCTTCGACGAGGCTCTGCTCGGCGACCTTGCGCTGGAGCACCAGCTGCTCGATCGGTCGCGCTACTTGAAGGCGCTCGCCGTGGCTGCCGGCAACAAGGACGTGGAGAAGCTGGCCGCGGAGCTGATCACCGCGCATACCGCGACCGTCGACTGGCTCACCACCGTGCTGGCCGAGGACGCCCTCGGTGGCCCGGCCGCATTGCGCCGGACCCCGACCCAGGCCGCAGCAGGCATCGCGGTCAAGATCGCCAACCTGCCCCTGACCTGGTCCACGCGTGGCATCGACCGTGCGCTCGACGCGATCCGCAACACGCAGCCGGCACTCGAGGGTCTGGCCGACCGCGGTGCACAGGCCGGCTCCGTCGCCGCCAAGGCCTTCTCGGCCTCGCGTGACGCGGCGCTCGAGACCGCCGAGAAGGTGACCCGCGACGCGGGTGCCGACGATGCGGCCGACGTGCTGCACTCACTGCGCACCGCAGCCGGTGTCGTTCAGTCCTACGAACTCCCGATCGCCGACTACGACGACCTGAACGTCAGCTCGGCCGTCGCCGCGGTCAAGGATCTCACCGATCCGTCCGACATCCGCGCCGTGATCGCGTACGAGGAGCAGCACAAGAACCGTGCGAGCGTCGTGTCCGCCGCGCAGACGCGCGTCGCCGAGATCGCCCGCGAAGTCGTCGGCGTTTGA
- a CDS encoding mycobacterial-type methylenetetrahydrofolate reductase → MALNTIALELVPSNVERGPQFAIDEAHKVVTLSAEAGIEGRIGHVMIPGMIEEDDDRPIEMKPKLDVLDYWSTIKPELPGVRGLCTQVTSFLDEPALRARLTELSAAGFDGIAFVGVPRTMSDGEGAGVAPTDALSIYDELVPNRGAILIPTRDGEQGRFNFKCKQGATYGMTQLLYSDAIVDFLQQFARETDHRPEILLSFGFVPKVESKVGLIKWLIQDPGNAAVAAEQDFVRSLAGMEPGDKRTALVDLYKRVVDGVADLGFPLSIHLEATYGVSRPAFDTFAEMLAYWSPPQG, encoded by the coding sequence GTGGCCTTGAACACCATTGCGCTCGAACTCGTACCGTCCAACGTCGAGCGTGGACCACAGTTCGCGATCGACGAGGCCCACAAGGTGGTCACGCTGTCGGCGGAGGCGGGCATCGAGGGCCGGATCGGGCACGTCATGATCCCCGGGATGATCGAGGAGGACGACGACCGTCCGATCGAGATGAAGCCCAAGCTCGACGTACTGGACTACTGGTCGACGATCAAGCCGGAGCTGCCCGGCGTGCGCGGTCTGTGCACGCAGGTGACGTCGTTCCTCGACGAACCGGCGCTGCGCGCGCGACTGACCGAGCTGAGCGCCGCAGGCTTCGACGGCATCGCGTTCGTTGGCGTGCCCCGCACCATGAGCGACGGCGAAGGCGCAGGTGTGGCCCCCACCGACGCCTTGTCGATCTACGACGAGCTGGTGCCCAACCGCGGTGCCATCCTGATCCCCACCCGCGACGGGGAGCAGGGCCGGTTCAACTTCAAGTGCAAGCAGGGCGCCACCTACGGCATGACCCAGCTGCTCTACTCGGACGCGATCGTCGACTTCCTGCAGCAGTTCGCGAGGGAGACCGATCACCGTCCGGAGATCCTGCTGTCGTTCGGGTTCGTCCCCAAGGTCGAGTCCAAGGTCGGCCTGATCAAGTGGTTGATCCAGGACCCCGGGAACGCGGCCGTCGCGGCGGAGCAGGACTTCGTGCGCAGCCTCGCCGGCATGGAGCCCGGCGACAAGCGGACTGCGTTGGTCGACCTCTACAAGCGCGTCGTCGACGGCGTCGCCGATCTCGGGTTCCCGCTCAGCATCCACCTCGAGGCCACCTACGGTGTCTCGCGCCCGGCGTTCGACACGTTCGCCGAGATGCTCGCCTACTGGTCGCCGCCGCAGGGCTGA
- a CDS encoding YqjF family protein, whose translation MPTASDPLTNFPVDAPPLPSPVFTTQRWNDLVFLHWPVDPAAVAHLFPAGCRPDVFADGMTYVGLIPFAMCDLSFVAPVPVPYFGDFLETNVRLYSTDDRGRHGVLFRSLETERLAMVGISRATLGLPYTWARMRLTRNGDRITYVTARRWPDRGLRSEVTVDVGAPVTATSLETWLTARWGAHTRKAGRTWWVPNEHAPWTFRAAEVVGIADELVAAAGVTPAGERLRALFSPGTFTRFGRPSVV comes from the coding sequence GTGCCGACCGCATCCGACCCGCTGACGAACTTCCCGGTCGACGCGCCGCCGCTCCCGTCGCCGGTCTTCACCACCCAACGGTGGAATGACCTCGTCTTCCTGCACTGGCCGGTCGACCCCGCCGCGGTCGCCCACCTCTTTCCTGCAGGCTGCCGCCCCGACGTGTTCGCCGACGGCATGACCTACGTCGGCCTCATCCCGTTCGCCATGTGCGACTTGTCGTTCGTCGCCCCGGTGCCCGTTCCGTACTTCGGTGACTTCCTCGAGACCAACGTGCGGCTGTACTCCACCGACGATCGCGGCAGGCACGGCGTGCTGTTCCGGTCCCTGGAGACCGAACGCCTCGCGATGGTCGGTATCTCCCGTGCGACGCTTGGCCTTCCATACACCTGGGCACGAATGCGGTTGACCCGCAACGGCGATCGGATCACCTACGTCACCGCGCGCCGGTGGCCGGACCGCGGGTTGCGCTCGGAGGTCACCGTCGACGTCGGCGCACCCGTCACCGCCACGTCGCTGGAGACGTGGTTGACCGCGCGGTGGGGCGCTCACACCCGCAAGGCAGGCCGGACGTGGTGGGTGCCGAACGAGCATGCGCCGTGGACGTTTCGCGCTGCCGAGGTCGTGGGGATCGCCGACGAACTGGTGGCCGCGGCGGGTGTCACGCCCGCCGGTGAGCGGCTGAGGGCGCTGTTCTCCCCGGGTACGTTCACCCGGTTCGGCCGGCCCAGCGTCGTCTAG
- a CDS encoding ester cyclase yields the protein MSHDEAGEQAIAVVRRNTEEVQGRGDFELFEELFADDFIDHTPQPGTTADKDGVRILYHRLREAFSDFRPEIHWQTVDGDLVTTFKTYHGTHRGDFLGIAPTGRTVRFDTVDAMRVRDGRIVEHWGVADLYGVVGQLGASGGGPG from the coding sequence ATGAGTCACGACGAAGCAGGCGAGCAGGCGATCGCCGTGGTGCGACGCAACACCGAGGAGGTGCAGGGGCGCGGCGACTTCGAGCTGTTCGAGGAACTGTTCGCCGACGACTTCATCGACCACACGCCCCAACCCGGCACCACCGCCGACAAGGACGGCGTGCGGATCCTGTATCACCGCCTGCGCGAAGCCTTTTCGGACTTCCGCCCGGAGATCCACTGGCAGACCGTCGACGGCGATCTCGTCACGACCTTCAAGACCTACCACGGGACGCACCGCGGCGACTTCCTCGGCATCGCCCCGACCGGCCGCACCGTACGGTTCGACACCGTCGACGCCATGCGGGTGCGCGACGGGCGCATCGTCGAACACTGGGGCGTCGCCGATCTCTACGGCGTCGTCGGTCAGCTCGGGGCATCCGGCGGCGGGCCCGGCTAG
- a CDS encoding helix-turn-helix transcriptional regulator produces the protein MDDHRNDLAEFLSSRRARISPEEVGLRGEFARRRVPGLRREELAQLAGVSVDYYTRLEQGRSRSASVDVLDALATALRLNDAERDHLHRLGRPQPAKRRSRPRPQHVDPTTLHLMERLDDAASPAFILGRRLDVLAHNRLAGALITDFLRLPAPQRNQARFVFLDPHARELYEDWKQVAMDTVAMLRDDAGRHPDDPKLSELVGDLSIHSEEFRTWWPRHDVQRRNTGTKGYHHPVVGDLTVRYQALNPGGDEDQTLIVYTTDPGSPSDTALRLLANWHEPEPETPPERTATLREDADR, from the coding sequence GTGGACGACCACCGCAACGACCTCGCCGAGTTCCTCAGTAGTCGACGCGCCCGGATCAGCCCCGAGGAGGTCGGCCTGCGAGGCGAGTTCGCCCGCAGGCGGGTGCCGGGTCTGCGCCGCGAGGAACTGGCGCAGTTGGCCGGCGTGAGCGTCGACTACTACACCCGGCTCGAGCAGGGTCGCAGCCGCAGCGCGTCGGTCGACGTCCTAGACGCACTGGCCACGGCGCTCCGGCTGAACGACGCCGAACGCGACCACCTGCACCGGCTCGGCCGCCCGCAGCCGGCCAAGCGCAGGAGTCGCCCCCGCCCCCAGCACGTCGACCCGACCACGTTGCACCTGATGGAGCGGCTCGACGACGCGGCGTCACCGGCCTTCATCCTGGGTCGCCGGCTCGATGTCCTCGCGCACAACCGGCTGGCGGGCGCGCTCATCACCGACTTCCTGCGTCTGCCTGCGCCGCAACGCAATCAGGCCCGGTTCGTCTTCCTCGACCCCCACGCCCGCGAGCTGTACGAGGACTGGAAGCAGGTGGCGATGGACACCGTCGCGATGCTGCGCGACGACGCGGGCAGACACCCCGACGACCCGAAGCTCTCCGAACTGGTCGGCGACCTGTCCATCCACTCCGAGGAGTTCCGTACCTGGTGGCCGCGCCACGACGTGCAGCGCCGCAACACGGGAACCAAGGGCTACCACCACCCGGTGGTCGGCGACCTCACCGTGCGCTACCAGGCGTTGAATCCGGGCGGCGACGAGGACCAGACGCTGATCGTCTACACCACCGACCCCGGTTCACCCTCGGACACCGCCCTGCGGCTCCTCGCCAACTGGCACGAGCCCGAACCCGAGACGCCGCCCGAGCGGACGGCCACGCTCCGAGAGGACGCAGATCGATGA
- a CDS encoding SDR family oxidoreductase, whose product MSTVIASTPLTGRTAVVTGASSGIGEATALRLAGLGAKVAVAARRKDNLDALVERITADGGIALAVPLDVTDRDAVTAAAERVAAELGRVDLVFANAGVQLVSAIDDLRVDDWQRQINLNVTGVMNTIGAFVPQLVAAGAAGGPADLITTSSIAATRVLEKFSVYSGTKAYLSQLTRLLRVELGRKMVRVSTVEPGMVDTELPDHVTDPDASKLMADLLTEIEVLSPADVAETVAFIASVPRHVNLTEITILPTQQAI is encoded by the coding sequence ATGTCGACAGTCATCGCATCCACCCCGCTGACCGGCCGCACCGCCGTGGTGACCGGAGCGTCCAGCGGCATCGGCGAGGCCACCGCGCTGCGGTTGGCGGGGCTCGGTGCGAAGGTCGCGGTCGCGGCCCGTCGCAAGGACAACCTCGACGCATTGGTCGAGCGCATCACCGCCGACGGCGGCATCGCACTGGCCGTTCCGCTCGACGTCACCGACCGCGACGCCGTGACCGCCGCCGCCGAGCGGGTAGCGGCAGAACTCGGGCGCGTAGATCTGGTGTTCGCCAACGCCGGCGTGCAGCTCGTCTCGGCCATCGACGACCTTCGGGTCGACGACTGGCAGCGCCAGATCAACCTCAACGTGACCGGGGTGATGAACACGATCGGTGCGTTCGTGCCGCAGCTCGTGGCAGCCGGCGCGGCGGGCGGCCCCGCCGATCTGATCACCACGTCGTCCATCGCGGCGACGCGCGTGCTGGAGAAGTTCTCGGTGTACTCCGGCACGAAGGCGTACCTGAGCCAGCTGACGCGGCTGCTCCGGGTCGAGCTGGGCCGCAAGATGGTCCGCGTCTCGACCGTCGAACCGGGCATGGTCGACACCGAACTGCCCGACCACGTCACCGACCCCGACGCCAGCAAGCTGATGGCCGACCTGCTCACCGAGATCGAGGTGCTGAGCCCGGCCGACGTCGCCGAGACCGTGGCGTTCATCGCGTCGGTGCCGCGTCACGTGAACCTGACCGAGATCACCATTCTGCCCACCCAGCAAGCCATTTGA
- a CDS encoding SDR family oxidoreductase, with amino-acid sequence MSNDEKVVLITGASSGIGEATALRLARDGHRVFLGARRADRLEELVGRITAAGGQAAFRRLDVTDAADVERFVAAAREHFGRVDVILNNAGVMPLSPLSARKVDEWDRMIDVNVRGVLHGISAVLPVMTAQGGGHVVNVASVGAYEVVPTSAVYSATKFAVRAITEGLRQESDGDVRVTLISPGVTESELAESISDSGARDAMEAYRAVALPASAIADAIGYAVGQPREVDVNEIIVRPAASAQ; translated from the coding sequence ATGTCCAACGACGAGAAGGTCGTTCTGATCACCGGTGCCAGCAGCGGCATCGGGGAAGCCACCGCACTGCGACTGGCACGTGATGGCCACCGCGTGTTCCTGGGCGCCAGGCGCGCCGACCGGCTCGAGGAACTGGTCGGTCGCATCACCGCCGCCGGTGGGCAGGCCGCGTTCCGGCGTCTCGACGTCACCGACGCGGCCGACGTCGAGCGCTTCGTGGCAGCAGCCCGGGAACACTTCGGACGCGTCGACGTCATCTTAAACAACGCAGGCGTGATGCCGCTGTCGCCGTTGTCCGCGCGCAAGGTCGACGAATGGGACCGCATGATCGACGTCAACGTGCGGGGTGTCCTGCACGGGATCAGCGCCGTGCTGCCGGTGATGACGGCGCAGGGCGGCGGACACGTCGTCAACGTGGCGTCGGTCGGCGCGTACGAGGTGGTGCCCACGTCGGCGGTGTACAGCGCGACGAAGTTCGCCGTGCGTGCGATCACCGAGGGGCTCCGCCAGGAGTCCGACGGCGACGTCAGGGTGACGCTGATCTCACCTGGTGTCACGGAGTCCGAACTGGCCGAGTCGATCTCGGATTCGGGCGCTCGCGACGCCATGGAGGCCTACCGTGCCGTGGCGTTGCCTGCCTCGGCGATCGCGGACGCCATCGGTTATGCCGTCGGGCAACCGCGCGAGGTCGACGTCAACGAGATCATCGTGCGGCCCGCGGCGAGCGCGCAGTAG
- a CDS encoding GNAT family N-acetyltransferase yields MADPRRATHADVAAVTALVAEAFAMYVERIGKPPAPMLADYGALLDEGRIWVIDGTDGLLGMVVTLAKPDHLLLDTVAVAESARGGGYGRILLDRAELDAAELGLTEVRLVTNELMTENLEYYPRRGYTETGRGTQDGYRRVFFSKAVGATARSPRAAR; encoded by the coding sequence ATGGCCGATCCGCGACGCGCGACCCATGCCGACGTCGCGGCGGTCACCGCCCTCGTCGCAGAGGCCTTCGCGATGTACGTGGAGCGAATCGGCAAGCCGCCCGCGCCCATGCTCGCCGACTACGGCGCGCTGCTCGACGAGGGCAGGATCTGGGTGATCGACGGTACCGACGGCTTGCTCGGCATGGTCGTCACGCTGGCAAAGCCCGACCACCTGCTCCTGGACACCGTCGCCGTCGCGGAATCGGCACGCGGCGGTGGCTACGGCCGAATCCTGTTGGACCGAGCCGAACTCGACGCAGCCGAACTGGGTCTGACGGAGGTGCGGCTCGTCACCAACGAACTCATGACCGAGAACCTCGAGTACTACCCGCGTCGCGGTTACACCGAGACCGGCCGCGGTACCCAGGACGGCTACCGCCGGGTCTTCTTCAGCAAGGCGGTCGGGGCTACTGCGCGCTCGCCGCGGGCCGCACGATGA